A single region of the Rhizobium grahamii genome encodes:
- the xth gene encoding exodeoxyribonuclease III → MKIATYNINGINGRLPVLLRWLGEASPDIVCLQELKAPDEKFPAKALETAGYGAVWHGQRSWNGVAILAKGATPVLTRRGLPGDPDDTHSRYIEAAIEGILVGCLYLPNGNPWPGPKFEYKLRWFRRLNAYASELLDLSVPIVLAGDYNVMPKDIDVYDPKRWRDDALFRIEVRKAYRGLVDQGWTDALRTLNGNKRIYTFWKYFRNAFARDAGLRIDHFLLSPAVAERLKAAGVDRDVRAREHTSDHAPVWIEIGDVS, encoded by the coding sequence ATGAAGATAGCCACCTACAACATCAACGGTATCAACGGCAGGCTTCCCGTTTTGCTGCGATGGCTCGGCGAAGCCTCACCCGACATCGTCTGCCTGCAGGAGCTGAAGGCTCCCGATGAAAAGTTTCCGGCCAAGGCGCTTGAAACTGCCGGTTACGGCGCGGTCTGGCATGGTCAGCGCTCCTGGAACGGCGTCGCAATTCTGGCCAAGGGAGCAACGCCCGTTCTCACCAGGCGGGGGCTTCCCGGCGATCCTGATGATACGCATAGCAGATACATCGAGGCGGCGATCGAAGGCATCCTGGTGGGTTGCCTTTACCTGCCAAACGGCAATCCGTGGCCCGGACCGAAATTCGAATACAAGCTCCGCTGGTTTCGTCGGCTCAACGCATACGCCAGCGAACTCCTCGACCTTAGCGTGCCCATCGTCCTTGCCGGCGACTACAATGTCATGCCGAAGGATATCGATGTCTACGATCCGAAACGATGGCGCGACGATGCACTTTTTCGCATTGAGGTCCGCAAGGCATATAGGGGGCTGGTCGACCAGGGTTGGACCGACGCTCTCAGAACCCTCAATGGCAACAAACGCATCTACACATTCTGGAAGTATTTTCGAAATGCGTTCGCCCGCGATGCTGGTCTGCGGATTGATCACTTCCTGCTCAGCCCGGCCGTCGCAGAGCGCCTGAAGGCAGCGGGCGTCGATAGGGATGTACGCGCGCGGGAACACACCAGCGATCATGCTCCCGTATGGATTGAGATTGGCGACGTTTCCTAA
- a CDS encoding phosphatase PAP2 family protein, whose product MTTLHAVSNQRIYADRFFILTSLWALLLSIFHTWPMIDVRISAYFFSGPLCLGTTAAKPCGYFALNQVPSITALRWFLYALPFVAVAIIAGCLIAARVSHRFRDRLPIRRLWLSLASLALGTGLITNLVLKGHSGRPRPSGTDLFGGGNRFMPAGSFHGACQANCSFVSGEASGAGWLICVLILLPPRYRAWVAPPVILVSLSTAFLRVAVGAHYTSDVVLGWLLSIVIFAGLLALEEHFTGR is encoded by the coding sequence ATGACCACGTTACACGCGGTTTCCAACCAGCGGATTTATGCCGACCGATTTTTCATCCTCACCTCGCTATGGGCGCTGCTGCTGTCGATCTTCCATACGTGGCCGATGATCGACGTCCGCATATCCGCATACTTCTTCAGCGGCCCACTGTGTCTTGGCACCACGGCCGCGAAGCCCTGCGGCTACTTTGCCCTCAACCAGGTGCCATCGATCACGGCGCTTCGCTGGTTCCTTTATGCACTACCTTTTGTCGCCGTCGCGATCATTGCGGGATGCCTGATCGCGGCGCGCGTCTCGCACCGGTTTCGCGATCGGCTTCCAATCCGTCGCCTGTGGCTGTCGCTTGCAAGCCTGGCGCTTGGCACGGGCCTGATCACCAACCTCGTCTTGAAGGGTCATTCGGGCAGGCCGCGGCCGAGCGGAACCGACCTGTTCGGCGGCGGCAACCGGTTCATGCCGGCGGGATCTTTCCACGGCGCATGCCAGGCCAATTGCTCCTTCGTCTCGGGTGAGGCCTCCGGAGCAGGCTGGCTGATCTGTGTGCTCATATTGCTTCCGCCCCGCTACCGCGCCTGGGTCGCACCGCCAGTCATCCTTGTATCGCTTTCAACCGCATTCCTCCGGGTCGCAGTCGGTGCTCACTACACATCCGATGTGGTTCTCGGGTGGCTCCTCTCGATCGTCATCTTCGCGGGTCTGCTTGCTCTCGAAGAGCATTTCACTGGTCGATGA
- a CDS encoding MBL fold metallo-hydrolase, whose protein sequence is MFDMSRRAVLGSAAAAVAFGLASKLEILAPAFAASPDEPMTGFYRYKVGDIEVTAIYDGIWRKPHDPAFIKNASVEETKTALANANLPTDFMPIPLTVVVLNVGGRLIMMDAGSGVGQWQTNATHLPANMAAAGIDYKKIDTVMISHFHPDHVWGLMEKGSNAPVFGNAELVVHSTEYKWWTDPSRVETLPEGRKPAGKRIAAVFPTWKNWKLVEGGAEVAPGIELVSAPGHTPGHSAYLVSSGNSQLLVSADIMYVPALLAPHPEWQGSYDQDGPLAITSRRKLIDRVIADKIAICGSHFPFPGSGSFVKDGNAYAFTPTIQA, encoded by the coding sequence ATGTTTGATATGTCACGCCGCGCCGTGCTCGGATCGGCTGCCGCTGCAGTCGCATTCGGCCTGGCATCCAAACTAGAAATACTGGCGCCGGCCTTTGCCGCTTCTCCCGACGAGCCAATGACCGGCTTCTACCGCTACAAGGTCGGCGACATCGAAGTCACCGCCATCTATGACGGCATCTGGCGCAAGCCGCACGATCCGGCATTCATCAAGAATGCCTCGGTCGAGGAGACCAAGACAGCGCTCGCGAACGCCAATCTCCCGACCGACTTCATGCCGATCCCGCTGACAGTTGTCGTGCTCAACGTGGGCGGCAGGCTGATCATGATGGATGCCGGCTCCGGCGTCGGTCAATGGCAGACCAACGCAACCCATCTTCCCGCCAACATGGCCGCCGCCGGCATCGATTATAAGAAGATCGATACGGTGATGATCTCGCATTTCCACCCGGATCATGTCTGGGGGTTGATGGAAAAGGGTTCAAACGCGCCGGTTTTCGGCAATGCCGAGCTTGTCGTGCATTCCACCGAATATAAATGGTGGACCGATCCGTCGCGCGTCGAGACGCTTCCTGAAGGGCGCAAACCCGCCGGCAAGCGTATAGCGGCCGTTTTCCCGACCTGGAAGAACTGGAAACTCGTGGAGGGCGGCGCGGAGGTGGCGCCCGGGATCGAGCTGGTTTCGGCGCCCGGGCATACTCCCGGTCATTCGGCCTATCTCGTCAGCTCCGGAAACAGCCAACTGCTGGTTTCGGCTGACATCATGTACGTCCCGGCGCTGCTCGCTCCCCACCCGGAGTGGCAGGGCAGCTACGATCAGGACGGGCCGCTTGCGATAACCAGCCGACGCAAGCTGATCGATCGCGTCATCGCCGACAAGATCGCCATCTGCGGTTCGCATTTTCCGTTCCCCGGATCGGGCAGCTTCGTCAAGGACGGAAATGCCTACGCGTTCACGCCAACCATTCAGGCCTGA
- a CDS encoding type II toxin-antitoxin system VapC family toxin, which yields MKKRFAITYDVALLLAKDEAKVPKDHALVAPTLLRSQVLSQLYSAVRSGDLAKKEADVQLDYLRGLQIRLLGDRVLQRHAWEIANTLDWQDTYSAEYIAVTRLQADALVTLDRDLATAARSFVHVASIEDLLVAAA from the coding sequence GTGAAGAAGCGGTTTGCGATAACTTACGATGTCGCGTTGTTGCTGGCGAAGGACGAGGCAAAGGTGCCTAAGGACCACGCCTTGGTTGCCCCGACGCTCCTGCGATCGCAGGTGTTGTCGCAACTCTATTCTGCCGTCCGCAGTGGCGATCTTGCGAAGAAGGAGGCTGATGTTCAGCTCGACTATCTTCGAGGGCTGCAAATTCGGCTGCTTGGCGATCGTGTACTACAACGCCACGCGTGGGAGATAGCCAACACGCTTGACTGGCAAGATACCTACAGTGCCGAGTACATCGCGGTAACACGGCTTCAGGCGGATGCACTGGTGACCTTGGATCGCGATCTTGCTACGGCGGCGCGGTCGTTTGTCCATGTTGCCTCTATTGAGGACCTGCTTGTCGCAGCCGCCTGA
- a CDS encoding DUF1003 domain-containing protein, translated as MAEEKPLDFAGEIVDFDAGHGEAATVEMDDYTRSLAQAKAKSVKLVDAITGAALKKKDAIHFDDMRPSLADFMRQKHPGLRSDDYISRKVVDDYRGQYIAELLRDERGELSNLEDEVVESLRSHDTLAENIEEDYEEHRSIGDRVADVVATFGGSWTFIISFCLFLAVWMGINLVLGEKEAFDVYPFILLNLILSTIAALQAPIIMMSQRRQESKDRLRALNDYKVNLKAELEIRHLHEKVDHLLNRQWERLTEIQQIQIEMMLEQAKAANRALKMSKAQKTKTNALKNLFGTPKSDETDE; from the coding sequence ATGGCAGAAGAGAAGCCCCTGGATTTCGCAGGCGAGATCGTCGACTTCGACGCCGGGCACGGAGAAGCCGCTACCGTCGAGATGGACGACTATACGAGGAGCCTTGCGCAGGCCAAGGCAAAGTCGGTCAAGCTCGTCGACGCGATCACGGGCGCCGCGCTGAAGAAGAAGGACGCCATCCACTTCGACGACATGCGCCCATCGCTCGCGGATTTCATGCGGCAGAAACACCCCGGCCTGCGTTCCGACGACTACATCAGCCGCAAGGTGGTCGATGACTATCGCGGCCAGTACATTGCCGAGCTTCTGCGCGACGAACGTGGCGAACTCTCGAATCTGGAAGACGAAGTCGTCGAAAGCTTGAGGAGCCACGACACGCTCGCAGAAAACATCGAAGAGGACTACGAGGAACACCGTTCGATCGGCGACCGCGTCGCCGATGTCGTCGCAACCTTCGGCGGCAGCTGGACCTTCATCATCTCCTTCTGCCTGTTCCTCGCCGTCTGGATGGGGATCAACCTGGTGCTTGGCGAGAAGGAAGCATTCGACGTCTACCCGTTCATCCTTCTGAACCTTATCCTGTCAACCATCGCCGCTCTTCAGGCGCCGATCATCATGATGAGCCAGCGACGCCAGGAATCGAAGGATCGGTTGCGGGCGCTCAACGACTACAAGGTCAACCTCAAGGCCGAACTGGAAATCCGCCACCTGCATGAAAAGGTCGATCATCTATTGAACCGGCAGTGGGAACGGCTGACCGAGATCCAGCAGATCCAGATAGAGATGATGCTCGAACAGGCTAAAGCCGCCAATCGCGCCCTGAAGATGAGCAAGGCGCAGAAGACCAAGACCAACGCGCTGAAGAACCTGTTCGGTACTCCCAAATCGGATGAGACCGACGAATAG
- a CDS encoding tetratricopeptide repeat protein has product MKRSFTNYVVLAAIGFCSVSAAGSAISTLTAIPAFAIDDMATGNGPDLTSVRAKIAAKDYAAALDELRGLAEDNQQADVYNLLGYTLRMTGQYDTSLAYYNKALQLQPDHKAAHEYLGELYLQTGDTAKAKLQLASLEQLCPAGCEELTDLEEAIAAHAGN; this is encoded by the coding sequence ATGAAAAGATCATTTACAAACTACGTCGTTCTCGCTGCGATAGGCTTTTGCTCGGTATCTGCGGCGGGCTCAGCGATCTCGACGCTGACAGCCATTCCGGCGTTTGCCATCGACGATATGGCAACCGGCAACGGGCCGGATCTGACGTCGGTGCGCGCCAAGATCGCCGCAAAGGACTATGCGGCTGCTCTTGATGAGCTGCGCGGCCTTGCCGAGGATAACCAGCAGGCGGATGTCTACAATCTGCTGGGTTACACGTTGCGCATGACGGGCCAGTACGACACCTCGCTCGCCTACTACAACAAGGCGCTCCAGTTGCAGCCGGATCACAAGGCGGCTCACGAGTACCTCGGCGAACTCTATCTGCAGACAGGCGATACAGCGAAGGCGAAGTTGCAGCTTGCCTCGCTCGAGCAGCTTTGCCCGGCCGGCTGCGAAGAGCTGACAGACCTTGAGGAGGCGATCGCCGCGCATGCTGGCAACTGA
- a CDS encoding SRPBCC family protein, with translation MPGTVRLHRVLTTSPDKIYRAFLEADALAKWLPPNGFACTVHHLEAAVGGTHRISFRNFTTGHSHAFGGSYLELVPGQKLRYTDKFDDPNLPGEMEVTVTLKKVSVGTELEIVQAGIPDVIPPEACYLGWQESLRNLARLVEPEINQ, from the coding sequence ATGCCAGGCACAGTTCGACTTCACCGCGTTTTGACGACCAGCCCCGACAAGATCTATCGCGCCTTTCTGGAGGCGGATGCGCTGGCCAAATGGCTTCCGCCGAACGGCTTTGCCTGCACTGTGCATCATCTGGAGGCGGCGGTCGGCGGGACCCACAGGATTTCCTTCCGAAACTTTACGACCGGTCACAGCCATGCATTCGGCGGCAGCTATCTCGAGCTCGTTCCCGGCCAGAAACTTCGCTACACCGACAAGTTCGACGATCCCAACTTGCCCGGCGAAATGGAGGTTACCGTTACGCTCAAGAAAGTCTCGGTCGGGACGGAACTTGAAATCGTCCAGGCCGGCATCCCCGACGTGATCCCGCCAGAGGCATGCTATCTCGGCTGGCAGGAGTCGCTGCGCAACCTGGCGCGCCTTGTCGAACCGGAGATCAATCAATAG
- a CDS encoding sigma factor-like helix-turn-helix DNA-binding protein — translation MIRENESYRVRRVINMLPDAMREILVLRELDELSYRQIAEVIDIPIGTVMSRIARARHEFAEAWTALGDGEVPA, via the coding sequence ATGATCCGCGAGAACGAGTCCTACAGAGTTCGTCGCGTCATCAACATGCTGCCGGATGCCATGCGCGAGATTCTGGTGCTACGCGAACTGGACGAACTGTCTTATCGGCAGATCGCCGAGGTCATTGATATTCCGATCGGCACCGTGATGTCACGCATAGCCCGCGCGCGCCACGAATTCGCCGAGGCGTGGACCGCTCTAGGAGATGGAGAGGTGCCAGCGTGA
- the chrA gene encoding chromate efflux transporter: MRSERVAAAAGNSGEVFGAFLKLGLTSFGGPIAHLGYFRDELVIRRKWLDERGYADLVALCQFLPGPASSQVGFALGLMRAGPLGALAASTAFTLPSAIVLVVFAMAATAFNNPVGQGLLHGLKLVAVAVVAQAIWGMAKSLTPDRPRAAIAIVAVFAVTFGGVFGQLAAIVVGAFLGLLLCRQIASQEGGTVLFNISKRVGMICLLVFLALLVVLPVVASYANLHAISLFDAFYRSGSLVFGGGHVVLPLLEAETVQVGWISNSSFLAGYGIAQAVPGPLFTFAAYLGAAMEASPNGVLGAVICLSAIFLPGFLLLVGTLPFWGGLNRFPLARAAMSGANAAVVGVLGAALYNPVWVSAVLSPKDFALALLGLLLLIVWKMPPWTVVILLAAAGTLEALI; the protein is encoded by the coding sequence ATCAGGAGTGAGCGAGTGGCGGCCGCTGCAGGAAACTCTGGAGAAGTGTTCGGCGCGTTCCTCAAGCTTGGCTTGACGTCATTCGGCGGACCGATCGCGCATCTTGGATACTTCCGAGATGAACTGGTCATCCGAAGAAAGTGGCTGGACGAGAGAGGCTATGCGGACCTTGTCGCGCTCTGCCAGTTTCTGCCAGGGCCCGCATCGAGCCAGGTTGGGTTCGCGCTCGGCTTGATGCGCGCCGGTCCGCTTGGCGCACTTGCCGCATCGACGGCGTTCACGCTCCCATCCGCCATTGTCCTGGTCGTGTTCGCGATGGCGGCGACTGCATTCAACAATCCTGTCGGACAGGGATTGCTTCATGGCTTGAAGCTCGTGGCGGTCGCGGTTGTTGCGCAGGCTATATGGGGCATGGCAAAATCGCTCACCCCAGACCGGCCGCGTGCGGCAATTGCCATAGTCGCGGTGTTTGCCGTCACCTTCGGGGGCGTTTTTGGACAGTTGGCGGCGATTGTCGTCGGGGCATTTCTCGGCCTTCTGCTCTGTCGACAGATCGCCTCGCAGGAGGGCGGAACGGTTTTGTTCAACATATCGAAGCGGGTCGGAATGATTTGCCTCCTGGTATTCCTTGCGCTGCTGGTGGTGCTGCCCGTCGTCGCCTCCTATGCCAATCTCCACGCTATCAGCTTATTCGACGCATTTTATCGTTCGGGCTCGCTGGTGTTTGGGGGCGGCCATGTGGTGCTCCCGCTTCTGGAGGCGGAAACCGTCCAAGTGGGCTGGATCTCCAATAGCTCGTTCCTCGCCGGCTATGGTATCGCGCAGGCCGTGCCTGGCCCGCTCTTCACTTTCGCGGCCTATCTCGGAGCCGCTATGGAGGCTTCTCCGAACGGCGTCCTTGGCGCTGTGATCTGTCTTTCTGCGATCTTTCTGCCGGGCTTCCTTCTACTCGTTGGAACGCTGCCGTTCTGGGGCGGATTGAACCGGTTTCCGCTTGCCCGGGCAGCGATGAGTGGTGCCAACGCCGCGGTCGTGGGAGTGCTAGGCGCGGCGCTCTATAACCCTGTCTGGGTCAGCGCGGTGTTGTCGCCCAAAGATTTCGCCCTCGCTCTGCTCGGCCTGCTTCTTCTCATCGTCTGGAAAATGCCTCCGTGGACTGTGGTCATTCTCCTGGCAGCCGCCGGTACGCTGGAAGCGCTGATCTAG
- a CDS encoding GFA family protein: MIDQRQQHDAACHCGTVRFRVRLADEFNTIRRCTCSYCRMRGAIAASADLSDIEFVEGEDNLTLYQFHTGTAKHYFCKTCGIYTHHQRRSNTSQFGVNVACIEGISPFDFAEVPVSDGVSHPSDTGAGPKVAGILRFERTV, encoded by the coding sequence ATGATTGATCAAAGACAGCAGCATGACGCGGCTTGCCACTGCGGCACCGTAAGGTTCCGCGTTCGGCTGGCGGACGAATTCAACACCATCCGCCGCTGTACGTGCTCCTACTGCCGGATGCGGGGCGCGATTGCCGCTTCGGCAGACCTGTCTGACATCGAGTTTGTTGAAGGCGAAGATAATCTGACGCTTTATCAGTTTCATACGGGCACCGCTAAGCACTATTTCTGCAAGACATGCGGGATCTATACTCATCACCAGCGCCGCTCGAACACGAGCCAGTTCGGTGTCAACGTCGCTTGCATCGAGGGTATCAGTCCCTTCGATTTTGCGGAGGTTCCGGTCTCGGACGGTGTCTCCCATCCTTCGGATACCGGTGCCGGCCCCAAGGTGGCCGGGATACTTCGGTTCGAGCGAACTGTTTGA
- a CDS encoding MBL fold metallo-hydrolase: MLAPKAFLALLSIFAFALAGAASAQMPPQQPASKSFKVGSLDVVALHDAQFVRPNDNKIFGVGHTPEEVADLLKAAGAPTDTVTLSVDALLVKEPKKLILIDTGVGGALQQSLSQAGYKPEDVTDILITHSHPDHMGGLVKDGKLAFPKATIRMSAAEWAFAKKNDQLASIVKVIDGHVKTFKPGAKVASGITSVGLKGHTPGHVGYQIVSGKEKLFDIGDTVHSSIISLAKPEWPVGFDSDASGGEKNRIETLKKLAQTNELIFAPHFPFPGVGHIQADGDHFKWEPTLSSGQ; this comes from the coding sequence ATGCTTGCCCCCAAAGCCTTTCTCGCCCTTTTGTCGATCTTCGCCTTTGCCCTGGCCGGCGCAGCATCGGCGCAGATGCCGCCTCAGCAGCCCGCTTCCAAGAGCTTCAAGGTCGGTTCACTCGACGTCGTCGCACTCCATGACGCCCAGTTCGTCAGGCCGAACGACAACAAGATATTCGGCGTCGGCCACACGCCGGAGGAAGTCGCCGATCTGCTCAAGGCAGCGGGCGCCCCGACGGATACAGTAACGCTCAGCGTCGACGCGCTGCTGGTCAAGGAGCCGAAGAAGCTGATCCTCATTGACACAGGCGTGGGTGGCGCGCTCCAGCAGTCTCTATCTCAGGCCGGCTACAAGCCTGAAGACGTGACCGACATCCTGATCACGCATTCACACCCCGACCACATGGGCGGTCTCGTCAAGGACGGCAAGCTGGCCTTCCCCAAGGCCACCATTCGCATGTCCGCGGCGGAATGGGCATTTGCCAAGAAGAACGATCAGCTCGCAAGCATCGTCAAGGTGATCGATGGCCATGTGAAGACGTTCAAGCCGGGCGCCAAGGTTGCCTCCGGCATAACCTCGGTCGGATTGAAGGGCCATACGCCAGGTCACGTCGGCTATCAGATCGTATCAGGCAAGGAAAAGCTGTTCGACATCGGCGATACCGTACACAGCTCGATCATTTCGCTCGCCAAGCCCGAATGGCCCGTTGGCTTCGACAGTGACGCGAGCGGCGGGGAAAAGAACCGGATCGAGACATTGAAGAAGCTTGCGCAGACCAACGAGCTCATCTTCGCGCCGCATTTTCCGTTTCCGGGTGTCGGCCACATCCAGGCCGACGGCGATCATTTCAAGTGGGAGCCGACCCTGAGTTCCGGACAGTAA
- a CDS encoding solute carrier family 23 protein, with protein sequence MSETGGYFPRWRLKTEGRILPDERLPAAQTVVLGFQHVVAMFGSTVLAPMIMGFDPNVSILFSGISTLIFFIAVGGRVPSYLGSSFAFIGPVLVATAASAGAPNPNIALALGGIIAAGALYTLIGVITMLAGHRWIERLMPPVLTGAIVAAIGLVLAPIAISSASGTGAASPDGSQLSRWVALLTVAAVGLIAVYAPGMTRRLPILLGGAIAYVAYLVLANGFGLGTPVDFSGVAAASWFGLPHFTSPVFSASAITLIAPVVVILVAENLGHIKAIGAMTGRNLDPYLGRAFIGDGLATMVSGFFGGTGMTTYAENMGVMAVTRIFSTLVFLVAACVAILLGFSPKFGALIQTIPGPVLGGLSIVVFGLIAATAGRIWVENKVDFAEPRNLITVGVALVLGAGNFKLDVAGFTLDGIGTATIGAIVLYHALGLARRQTI encoded by the coding sequence ATGAGCGAGACGGGTGGGTATTTTCCGCGTTGGCGGCTGAAGACGGAAGGGCGCATTCTGCCCGACGAGCGGTTGCCGGCTGCGCAGACGGTCGTGCTTGGCTTCCAGCATGTCGTGGCGATGTTCGGTTCGACCGTGCTTGCCCCGATGATCATGGGATTCGATCCTAATGTCTCGATCCTGTTTTCCGGCATTTCGACGCTGATCTTCTTCATCGCTGTTGGCGGTCGCGTGCCGAGCTACCTCGGCTCGTCCTTCGCCTTCATCGGACCGGTTCTGGTCGCAACAGCCGCTTCGGCCGGCGCTCCCAATCCGAACATCGCCTTGGCGCTCGGCGGCATCATCGCCGCCGGCGCGCTCTACACGCTGATCGGCGTCATCACCATGCTCGCCGGTCACCGCTGGATCGAGCGGCTGATGCCGCCGGTGTTGACCGGCGCGATCGTGGCCGCGATCGGCCTCGTGCTTGCACCGATCGCGATTTCCAGTGCCTCGGGCACGGGGGCCGCGAGCCCGGATGGCAGCCAGCTATCGCGTTGGGTGGCACTGCTGACGGTTGCCGCGGTCGGCCTGATCGCCGTCTATGCGCCGGGTATGACGCGTCGACTGCCTATTCTTCTCGGCGGGGCGATCGCCTATGTCGCCTACCTGGTACTCGCCAACGGTTTCGGTCTCGGCACGCCGGTTGATTTTTCGGGCGTTGCCGCGGCCAGCTGGTTCGGCTTGCCACACTTCACCTCGCCGGTGTTTTCGGCATCCGCGATCACCCTGATCGCGCCTGTCGTTGTCATCCTCGTTGCCGAGAACCTCGGACACATCAAGGCGATCGGCGCGATGACCGGTCGTAATCTCGATCCCTATCTCGGCCGGGCCTTCATCGGTGATGGTCTGGCAACGATGGTCTCCGGCTTCTTCGGCGGCACCGGGATGACCACATACGCGGAGAATATGGGTGTCATGGCGGTCACGCGGATCTTTTCCACGCTTGTCTTCCTAGTGGCTGCCTGCGTCGCAATTCTTCTCGGTTTCTCGCCGAAGTTCGGTGCGTTGATCCAGACCATTCCGGGACCGGTTCTCGGCGGCCTGTCGATCGTCGTCTTCGGCCTGATTGCCGCCACCGCAGGCCGCATCTGGGTCGAAAACAAGGTGGATTTCGCCGAGCCGCGCAATCTCATCACCGTTGGCGTCGCGCTGGTGCTGGGTGCTGGCAACTTCAAGCTCGATGTCGCCGGCTTCACGCTCGATGGGATCGGCACGGCGACCATCGGAGCGATCGTTCTTTACCACGCGCTCGGTCTGGCTCGTCGTCAGACTATTTGA
- a CDS encoding phosphoethanolamine transferase, whose translation MKQAFWKFRPSVGSFTICAITTAYLLLIANQTFWARAADYFRNDRFALILFITGISAGALALLTLVSAKYVTKAFLIFFVLTASAASWFTDQFGVIVDREMIRNMMDSNAAETGHLITLRFVIHLLLTGVLPVVLILWVRIVHRPILSKLLHNSAIIVACLLVLAGSAISDYKTIAGVGRAHPDIMEPLTPFFPMTSAVRYGLDVMKGPRGAPKPLGTDARRIAGNKPRVTVIVAGETARAEDFSLGGYKLDTNPELKKRDVVYYPNTTSCGTSTAVSIPCMFSNYTRQSYSHDKALSTENLLDVLKHANVSVSWLDNDTGSYNVTDRVAYDFLPPSADPRFCSGGECHDEILLDRMDQWLNNIHGDSVLVLHQLGSHGPAYFARYPDAFRRFVPDCRAEDFGKCSEEEIRNAYDNTVLYTDFVVSQVIDKLKAREMSVAASVIYVSDHGESLGENGLYLHGAPYLVAPSQQTHVPFLAWIAPDVQKANGFDVSCMSKNASTPVSHDNFFHSVLGLMDVSTTAYDRSLDIFAACRTPGAVAENSTMKTAVIK comes from the coding sequence ATGAAGCAAGCTTTCTGGAAATTCCGCCCGAGCGTCGGCAGCTTTACGATATGTGCAATTACAACGGCATATCTTCTGCTGATCGCGAACCAAACCTTCTGGGCGCGGGCAGCGGACTACTTTCGGAACGACCGCTTCGCCCTCATCCTCTTCATAACGGGCATATCCGCAGGGGCGCTCGCTCTCCTGACGCTGGTTTCCGCCAAGTATGTGACGAAGGCGTTCCTGATCTTCTTCGTTCTGACAGCCTCTGCGGCGTCATGGTTCACCGATCAGTTCGGCGTGATCGTCGATCGTGAGATGATCCGGAACATGATGGATTCCAATGCCGCGGAAACCGGCCATCTCATTACGCTTCGGTTCGTGATCCATCTTCTCCTGACGGGTGTCCTTCCCGTCGTCCTGATCCTGTGGGTGCGCATCGTTCACCGCCCGATCCTGTCGAAGCTTCTCCACAACAGCGCGATCATCGTGGCCTGTCTGCTCGTTCTGGCGGGCTCCGCGATCAGCGACTACAAGACCATCGCCGGCGTCGGACGCGCGCACCCCGATATCATGGAGCCGTTGACACCCTTCTTTCCGATGACGAGCGCGGTTCGCTACGGTCTTGACGTCATGAAGGGACCGCGTGGCGCGCCGAAGCCTCTCGGCACGGATGCCCGCAGAATTGCCGGCAACAAGCCCAGGGTTACGGTCATCGTCGCTGGCGAAACCGCTCGTGCAGAAGACTTCTCGCTGGGCGGCTACAAGCTCGACACCAATCCGGAACTGAAAAAACGGGACGTCGTCTACTACCCGAACACGACGAGCTGCGGAACGTCGACTGCGGTCTCGATCCCCTGCATGTTCTCCAACTACACCAGGCAGAGCTATTCGCATGACAAGGCGCTTTCCACGGAAAACCTGCTCGATGTCCTGAAGCACGCCAACGTATCGGTATCCTGGCTGGACAACGACACTGGCAGCTACAACGTGACAGACAGGGTGGCATATGACTTCCTGCCGCCGTCGGCCGATCCACGCTTCTGCAGCGGGGGCGAATGCCATGATGAAATCCTGCTCGACCGGATGGACCAGTGGCTCAACAATATCCACGGCGACAGCGTGCTGGTACTTCATCAGCTCGGCAGCCATGGGCCCGCATACTTCGCTCGTTATCCGGACGCATTCCGCCGCTTCGTCCCGGACTGCCGCGCCGAGGACTTCGGCAAGTGCTCGGAAGAAGAGATCCGCAATGCCTACGACAACACGGTCCTCTACACGGACTTCGTGGTTTCGCAGGTTATCGACAAGCTGAAGGCGCGGGAAATGTCGGTCGCGGCATCCGTCATCTACGTCTCGGATCACGGCGAATCTCTCGGTGAGAATGGCCTTTACCTGCACGGTGCGCCCTATCTTGTGGCACCGTCCCAGCAGACACACGTTCCGTTCCTTGCGTGGATTGCTCCCGATGTTCAGAAGGCGAACGGCTTCGACGTCAGTTGCATGAGCAAGAACGCGTCCACACCAGTCTCCCACGACAATTTCTTCCATAGTGTGCTGGGATTGATGGACGTTTCCACGACCGCATACGACCGATCGCTGGACATATTCGCTGCCTGCCGGACGCCCGGCGCCGTTGCTGAAAATTCCACAATGAAAACTGCCGTGATTAAATGA